From Chelatococcus sp. YT9, a single genomic window includes:
- a CDS encoding phage tail assembly protein, giving the protein MTDTVTVPLSRPIQHEGVDLSSLTFRPATVGDLIEGDGIVGDTARLATILASMAGIPIAEFRKVSAKDYNVIIDKTGDLWGNAP; this is encoded by the coding sequence ATGACCGATACAGTCACGGTTCCCCTCTCGCGTCCAATCCAGCATGAAGGCGTCGACCTGTCCAGCCTGACCTTCCGCCCGGCTACTGTGGGAGATCTTATCGAGGGCGACGGGATTGTTGGCGATACCGCGCGCCTTGCGACGATTCTTGCCTCGATGGCGGGCATTCCCATCGCGGAATTCCGCAAGGTTTCGGCCAAGGATTACAATGTCATCATCGACAAGACCGGCGACCTTTGGGGAAACGCCCCATAG
- a CDS encoding contractile injection system protein, VgrG/Pvc8 family, whose amino-acid sequence MLYPRAEVTVNGTPVSGAFYSRLISLKVADHAGFDSDAVEIEVQDGNPFLEIPERGDDIRVSLGYEDSGVVHMGSFIVDSVEVECLPYSIRISGKSADVRKEMKGRKERHWDDKSLKEIVEEIAQEHELEPAIGASIGQFKYDWVGQQDESDLHFLTRMAKRHGAIFAPKNGKLIFAPRGDATSAAGEALTPFVVTRDMILPNTCRVRFADRGRHEKVTAIFQDRGKQKRVETEIESDPLGGAAFRIPDPFGSEDEAKAAAGAIAKEKKADADTLSVTVLGAPYASAGAPLVLQGVRPGVDDVDWIIDSVDHDFSKSGYTSSIEAKRKSGT is encoded by the coding sequence ATGCTTTATCCCAGAGCGGAAGTGACCGTGAACGGGACGCCCGTGTCGGGTGCCTTCTACTCCCGGCTGATCTCGCTGAAGGTGGCGGACCACGCCGGCTTCGATTCAGATGCGGTCGAGATAGAGGTTCAGGACGGCAATCCCTTCCTCGAGATTCCTGAGCGCGGTGACGATATCCGCGTGAGCCTCGGCTATGAGGACTCCGGTGTCGTGCATATGGGCTCCTTCATTGTGGACTCGGTGGAAGTCGAGTGCCTGCCGTACAGCATCCGCATCTCCGGCAAATCCGCCGACGTCCGCAAGGAAATGAAGGGGCGCAAGGAACGCCACTGGGACGACAAATCGTTGAAAGAGATTGTCGAGGAGATCGCCCAGGAGCACGAGCTCGAGCCCGCGATCGGCGCTAGCATCGGCCAGTTCAAATATGACTGGGTTGGCCAGCAGGACGAGTCGGATCTCCACTTCCTGACCCGCATGGCCAAGCGTCACGGCGCGATCTTTGCTCCGAAGAACGGCAAGCTGATCTTTGCGCCACGCGGCGATGCCACTAGCGCCGCTGGAGAGGCCCTGACGCCCTTTGTCGTCACGCGCGACATGATCCTCCCCAATACCTGCCGGGTGCGTTTCGCTGACCGCGGTCGGCATGAGAAGGTCACCGCGATCTTCCAGGATCGCGGCAAGCAGAAACGCGTCGAGACGGAAATCGAAAGCGATCCGCTTGGCGGCGCGGCCTTCCGCATTCCCGACCCCTTCGGGTCTGAGGATGAAGCGAAGGCCGCAGCCGGCGCGATCGCCAAAGAGAAGAAGGCAGACGCCGACACGCTGTCCGTGACGGTGCTGGGCGCCCCCTATGCATCCGCTGGGGCGCCGCTCGTGCTTCAGGGCGTCCGCCCCGGCGTTGATGACGTGGATTGGATCATCGACTCCGTCGATCACGACTTCTCCAAGTCCGGCTACACCTCGAGCATCGAAGCCAAGCGCAAGAGCGGCACGTAG
- a CDS encoding tail protein X produces MPTTYTTIDGDMLDMLCQRIYGRHRDTAEAVLATNRGLAAYGPKLPAGVIITFPDLPKANAATQPKKLWG; encoded by the coding sequence ATGCCAACGACATACACCACGATCGACGGTGACATGCTCGACATGCTTTGCCAGCGCATCTACGGCCGGCATCGCGATACAGCGGAAGCGGTCCTCGCTACCAATAGGGGCTTGGCGGCATACGGCCCCAAGCTGCCCGCAGGCGTCATCATCACCTTTCCCGACCTGCCCAAGGCCAACGCCGCCACTCAGCCGAAGAAACTCTGGGGGTGA
- a CDS encoding phage major tail tube protein: protein MKETPAYILRNCTIFVDRDSKVGQASEITVPPMKVKYEEFRNAGMVKPRRVALGYETLEMSFAMTALDPATLKLFGLRPGVEKEFMATAALVDEDGTVHPATVYMRGFLDGFDPGAWTPGEKASTSHTVSVHYVKLEIDGSPIVEADDYDVKIGGESQTGGIRSALML from the coding sequence ATGAAAGAGACACCTGCGTACATCCTGCGCAACTGCACCATCTTCGTGGATCGCGACTCCAAGGTTGGACAGGCGAGTGAGATCACCGTCCCGCCCATGAAGGTCAAGTACGAGGAATTCCGCAACGCCGGCATGGTCAAGCCGCGCCGCGTTGCCCTCGGCTACGAGACGCTCGAAATGTCGTTCGCCATGACGGCCCTTGACCCCGCCACGCTGAAGCTCTTTGGGCTACGGCCGGGTGTGGAGAAGGAGTTCATGGCGACCGCGGCGCTGGTCGACGAGGACGGCACGGTTCATCCTGCGACCGTCTATATGCGCGGCTTCCTCGATGGCTTTGACCCCGGCGCGTGGACGCCGGGCGAAAAGGCCAGCACCTCCCACACCGTCTCGGTGCATTACGTCAAGCTGGAGATCGATGGTTCGCCCATCGTCGAGGCTGACGACTATGACGTGAAGATCGGTGGCGAAAGCCAGACGGGCGGCATCCGTTCGGCCCTGATGCTTTGA
- a CDS encoding phage tail sheath C-terminal domain-containing protein — MGDADEDVFEYDKPVLFTGRDTRAALLGSAGTLKSAYDGIVDQHTPLVYICRVEEGDTDAETLSNLVGDSTALTGIHAAKKCEGLYGLKPRIFIAPGFTASTPTDGIASVQMTNQGTGYHSAPSVAVSGGTGGEFEAIFADGKVTGVIVRRAGAGYDDPVVTFSGGGSGAAATASVNSGAVSAINVTNGGAGYVTPPAVTITGAGSGAAATAVLTDGVVTAITITNGGTGYSAAPTVTIAGGAGVAATAHVGAVANPVVAEMMGVLDEIRAVAFVDGPDTTDAEAYAYRTLINSQRIYVIDPKVLVWDTTADAYIPQPASPRFAGRQCWVDRNLGFWWSVSNKPINGIGGTTRPVTYGDQANYLNERAVNTIINKFGQGFVTWGNRVTTGADLWKFLSVRRTADFINEAIERGLDEFVDKPMTRSNLKHAVESARAFMRVLVAEGAIINGDVWLDSQRNTPEEMAAGRVTFAVKFEPPAPMEDIRAIAHRAVEYYVELLNGVISDIGDGALSAA, encoded by the coding sequence GTGGGTGACGCAGACGAAGACGTCTTCGAGTACGATAAGCCGGTTCTGTTTACCGGTCGCGACACTCGCGCCGCCCTTCTCGGTAGCGCGGGTACGCTTAAATCGGCTTACGACGGCATCGTCGATCAGCACACGCCGCTGGTCTACATCTGCCGCGTCGAAGAGGGCGATACGGACGCAGAGACGCTGTCCAACCTCGTCGGTGACAGTACCGCGCTGACCGGTATTCATGCCGCTAAGAAGTGCGAGGGCCTCTATGGTCTGAAGCCGCGCATCTTCATTGCGCCGGGCTTTACTGCGTCTACGCCGACGGACGGAATCGCTTCTGTCCAAATGACCAACCAGGGTACCGGCTACCACAGCGCTCCCAGCGTTGCGGTGTCTGGTGGCACCGGCGGCGAGTTCGAGGCCATCTTTGCCGATGGTAAAGTGACCGGCGTTATCGTCCGACGCGCTGGCGCTGGTTACGATGACCCCGTCGTAACATTTTCTGGCGGCGGCTCGGGTGCAGCGGCCACAGCCTCGGTCAACTCCGGCGCCGTTTCCGCGATCAATGTGACCAACGGCGGTGCCGGCTACGTCACGCCTCCGGCCGTGACCATCACAGGCGCGGGCAGCGGCGCTGCGGCAACCGCTGTCCTGACGGATGGCGTCGTGACGGCTATCACCATCACGAATGGCGGCACTGGCTACAGCGCGGCGCCGACGGTTACGATCGCTGGTGGCGCCGGCGTTGCGGCTACGGCCCATGTGGGAGCAGTCGCGAACCCAGTTGTCGCCGAGATGATGGGCGTGCTCGATGAAATCCGCGCGGTTGCTTTCGTGGACGGGCCGGACACCACGGACGCTGAGGCGTATGCCTACCGGACGCTGATTAACTCCCAGCGCATCTACGTGATCGACCCCAAGGTTCTTGTTTGGGACACGACGGCTGATGCGTACATACCGCAGCCGGCGTCGCCGCGTTTCGCGGGCCGGCAGTGCTGGGTCGACCGCAACCTTGGGTTCTGGTGGTCCGTGTCCAATAAGCCGATCAACGGCATTGGCGGCACGACGCGTCCCGTCACCTACGGCGATCAGGCGAACTATCTGAACGAACGCGCGGTCAACACGATCATCAACAAGTTCGGTCAGGGATTCGTCACCTGGGGCAACCGCGTGACGACGGGCGCCGATCTCTGGAAATTCCTGAGTGTTCGCCGTACGGCCGACTTCATCAACGAGGCGATAGAGCGTGGGCTCGACGAGTTCGTCGACAAGCCGATGACCCGTTCAAACCTCAAACACGCCGTTGAATCGGCGCGGGCTTTCATGCGGGTCTTGGTCGCCGAGGGCGCCATCATCAACGGTGACGTTTGGCTGGACAGCCAGCGCAACACGCCGGAGGAGATGGCTGCTGGCCGCGTGACCTTCGCCGTTAAGTTCGAGCCGCCCGCGCCAATGGAAGACATCCGCGCCATCGCCCATCGTGCGGTCGAATACTACGTTGAGCTGCTCAACGGCGTGATCAGCGATATCGGCGACGGCGCCCTCTCGGCCGCGTAA
- a CDS encoding phage tail tape measure protein: MGLRRAGVRGDEAGVFLRSAAGKLVAPTQKGLAALASTGIDYSKYTTMPGGLSVDALEGKFKQDFGKGFTPEIRERLADVLDDTEIINDRGAFTAAVTEAVSDLFEKTNKGKMKAKDAQTLAKKVGEFHKFSVESVDAEGLLAAILSKDPSLGILNAFFTDRQGGRGAMLAKAFGQFTQDRESLTNTPDDFGKKIADEMMAGLGGAFERLKGSVETLTQSIGEANATWLTWSFDKIGNALDAISNLSEPARRVATAFGATAAALGAVGAFKTLAGIVGLGAAGPALLESAAALNVAAARLGAAGGGGVPDVVGGKGGKRRGGLLNKGLKTVGVVTGIAAGVEVIDYATGVAGQVLSGSTHNPADIKGDKDEGRARLSEYTQQLDEINAKLGDIYSKSKLPDVAATLASPLEAEKARITQTIADLEKAVSKLDTKPIVLPEIDAPGPLNPFHNGSLPQSAPLPPSRPEVMGPNPQPTVDTTALDEAKAKAEEAGNDIKASLDVVARPQVDVSSIADAESFVDRLLRKLSMVGPAAQQAQAAVGRSVGASFKNRQDGSLHDGAQ; this comes from the coding sequence GTGGGACTCCGTCGCGCCGGCGTGCGTGGCGATGAGGCCGGTGTCTTCCTGCGCTCGGCAGCTGGCAAGCTTGTCGCGCCCACACAAAAGGGTCTTGCGGCGCTAGCTTCCACGGGCATTGACTACAGCAAGTACACTACGATGCCTGGCGGCCTCTCGGTCGATGCGCTCGAGGGCAAATTTAAGCAGGACTTCGGCAAGGGGTTCACCCCTGAGATCCGCGAGCGTCTCGCGGATGTTCTGGATGACACCGAGATCATCAACGACCGTGGAGCATTCACGGCCGCTGTGACTGAAGCGGTGTCAGACCTGTTCGAGAAGACGAACAAGGGCAAGATGAAGGCGAAGGACGCCCAGACGCTCGCCAAGAAAGTGGGCGAGTTCCACAAATTCTCGGTGGAAAGCGTCGATGCGGAAGGCCTGCTTGCAGCCATCCTTAGCAAGGATCCGTCCCTCGGTATTCTGAATGCGTTCTTCACCGATCGCCAGGGCGGCCGAGGTGCGATGCTCGCAAAGGCGTTCGGCCAGTTTACGCAAGATCGGGAGTCGCTGACCAACACGCCAGACGACTTCGGCAAGAAGATCGCCGATGAGATGATGGCCGGCCTCGGTGGCGCGTTCGAGCGTCTGAAGGGTTCGGTCGAGACGCTCACGCAGTCGATCGGTGAGGCCAATGCAACTTGGCTGACGTGGAGCTTTGACAAGATTGGAAACGCGCTCGACGCGATCTCCAACTTGTCGGAGCCGGCGCGGAGGGTTGCGACTGCATTCGGCGCGACTGCGGCAGCGCTTGGTGCTGTCGGGGCATTCAAGACGCTGGCCGGCATTGTCGGTCTTGGTGCGGCTGGCCCCGCCCTTCTTGAGTCGGCTGCCGCCCTGAACGTTGCCGCCGCTCGACTGGGTGCTGCCGGTGGCGGTGGCGTGCCTGACGTGGTCGGAGGGAAGGGTGGCAAAAGACGCGGCGGGCTGCTCAACAAGGGGCTGAAAACCGTTGGTGTCGTTACCGGCATCGCTGCGGGCGTCGAAGTTATCGACTATGCTACGGGCGTTGCTGGTCAAGTCCTTTCGGGCTCCACGCACAACCCTGCAGATATCAAAGGTGACAAGGACGAGGGCAGGGCGAGGCTCAGCGAGTACACCCAGCAACTCGATGAGATCAACGCCAAGCTCGGCGACATCTACTCCAAGAGCAAGTTGCCCGATGTGGCGGCAACGCTTGCTTCGCCGCTTGAGGCGGAGAAGGCACGCATCACGCAGACGATCGCTGACCTCGAGAAGGCAGTTAGCAAGCTCGACACGAAGCCGATCGTTTTGCCCGAGATCGACGCCCCCGGACCACTGAACCCGTTCCATAACGGCAGCTTGCCGCAAAGCGCTCCGCTGCCGCCTAGCCGGCCAGAGGTGATGGGCCCGAATCCCCAGCCCACCGTCGACACCACCGCTCTCGACGAGGCCAAGGCCAAAGCCGAGGAAGCTGGCAATGACATAAAGGCATCTCTTGATGTGGTGGCTCGTCCCCAAGTCGACGTCTCCTCGATCGCCGATGCGGAGAGCTTCGTGGACCGGCTCCTGCGGAAGCTCTCCATGGTCGGCCCGGCCGCACAGCAAGCGCAGGCCGCGGTTGGCCGCTCTGTCGGCGCCAGCTTCAAGAACCGCCAGGACGGTTCGCTACATGACGGAGCGCAGTGA
- a CDS encoding ATP-binding protein translates to MAISLSKLKSTKSRKPPIIVLYGVDGVGKTSLAAEFPDPIYLQTAGESPPSDVELATPGTIETYGDMLDAIGELLTQPHDFKTVIIDSLDGFEPLLQRATAQRIGADSIDSNEKGSPASYGRGYSEADNEWNDYLSGLAELAAQGIGVVQLAHPDIVRFDSPTSDPYSRYSLKLHKRANALVRERADIVGFINYRVTLKTADAGFNKKVTHGESGGDRQIHLEERAGFVAKNRYNMPPSIPYKKGQGYSELSKYFPAPSGVANDNDIAEAA, encoded by the coding sequence ATGGCTATTTCACTTTCCAAGCTCAAGTCGACCAAGAGCCGAAAGCCGCCAATCATCGTCCTGTATGGCGTTGACGGCGTTGGCAAAACATCACTGGCGGCGGAATTTCCCGACCCAATCTATCTCCAGACGGCAGGAGAGAGTCCGCCGTCCGACGTCGAGCTGGCGACACCTGGCACGATCGAGACCTACGGTGACATGCTGGATGCGATCGGCGAACTGCTAACCCAGCCGCACGACTTCAAGACGGTGATCATCGACAGCCTCGACGGGTTCGAGCCGCTGCTGCAGCGGGCCACCGCGCAGCGCATCGGCGCCGATTCAATCGACTCCAACGAGAAGGGGTCGCCGGCCTCCTACGGCCGGGGCTACTCGGAGGCGGACAACGAGTGGAATGACTACCTGTCCGGCCTGGCCGAACTCGCGGCGCAAGGCATCGGTGTGGTGCAGCTTGCTCACCCCGATATCGTGCGGTTCGACTCCCCGACATCCGACCCGTACAGCCGCTACAGCCTGAAGCTCCACAAGCGGGCCAATGCTTTGGTGCGTGAGCGGGCGGACATCGTCGGCTTCATCAACTATCGCGTCACGTTGAAGACGGCGGACGCCGGCTTCAACAAGAAGGTAACCCACGGCGAGTCTGGCGGCGACCGGCAGATTCACCTGGAGGAGCGGGCCGGCTTCGTCGCCAAGAACCGCTACAACATGCCCCCAAGCATCCCCTACAAAAAAGGTCAGGGCTACTCCGAACTCTCGAAATACTTCCCGGCGCCCTCAGGTGTCGCAAACGACAACGACATCGCAGAAGCTGCGTAA
- a CDS encoding phage tail protein yields MAGPVTLALGPFAFTAIGFGYQGVKRKLSTPWAAQQVVDRLEALQWLGPKSDEVTVEGVLFPEEFGGMDTLDGLRGAALSGQSLMFVSLAGRIYGPHAIEGVDEDRAYHDAYGAPKMLSYSLQLRRVAGSSAASAVSSLLRLF; encoded by the coding sequence ATGGCGGGACCAGTAACACTTGCGCTAGGCCCCTTCGCTTTTACCGCGATCGGTTTCGGTTACCAGGGCGTCAAACGCAAGCTGTCGACGCCCTGGGCCGCCCAGCAAGTTGTAGATCGGCTGGAGGCGCTCCAGTGGCTTGGCCCGAAGTCCGATGAGGTGACGGTCGAGGGCGTCCTGTTTCCGGAAGAGTTCGGAGGCATGGACACCCTCGATGGCCTTCGCGGGGCGGCCCTGTCTGGTCAGTCGCTGATGTTCGTTTCGTTGGCCGGTCGAATCTACGGCCCGCACGCGATCGAGGGTGTTGACGAGGATCGCGCCTATCACGACGCATACGGCGCGCCGAAGATGCTGTCCTACTCGCTGCAGCTTCGGCGTGTGGCCGGCAGTAGCGCGGCATCGGCCGTGAGTTCGCTTCTGAGGCTTTTCTGA